Proteins encoded together in one Miscanthus floridulus cultivar M001 chromosome 16, ASM1932011v1, whole genome shotgun sequence window:
- the LOC136514480 gene encoding beta-arabinofuranosyltransferase RAY1-like: protein MVARAQAAADTDICVLVDAEIVLLPEIVDALARFSKVDADWFLVSLSRNVTDFHYQLADNGSHWVQADGKEVSFKKLQEIPADKWASESSDRGLIVAWNNPSSILHAGVLPSFLYGRGIHNGWLAHEVLSSEMRLCFDAISLVLGLYPGSLSSMHDMTSSKNNRLPSGSWEYSVNRHLAAIYGSYCCRLPSRHFPMLHKVVKQSEDYMLSKVDELTLSNFFISKEGNGHGGDRLWKKQNISLSGYLHSYSPETTAPDLPYSLGMLLELVADKNRSVVLGVAGKSYRDMLMSWVCHLRHLRVTNFIVCALDHETYEFSILQGLPVFIDPLSPKNVSIDDCHFGTKCFQQVTKVKSRIVLEILRLGYNVLLSDVDVYWFGNPMPFLYSLGPATFGAQSDEYNETGPINLPRRLNSGFYFARSDNATIIAMEMIVKHATNSGLSEQPSFYDVLCGENGTNCISDDKCLEPNTNLTVVFLNRDLFPNGAYKGLWEKHDVRATCKQLGCFIIHNNWINKRKKKLHRQMSSGLWDYDPSSRQCLQEWTDKSIFRMIGQFHLFEDTNS from the exons ATGGTCGCAAGAGCACAAGCTGCCGCCGACACCGACATTTGCGTCCTCGTCGACGCCGAGATCGTCCTTCTTCCCGAAATTGTCGACGCACTGGCTCGTTTCAGCAAGGTTGATGCTGATTGGTTCCTTGTTTCTCTGTCACGTAACGTCACCGATTTCCATTACCAGCTCGCTGACAATGGAAGCCATTGGGTACAAGCAGATGGCAAAGAAGTGAGCTTCAAAAAG TTGCAGGAGATTCCAGCTGACAAGTGGGCATCAGAGAGCTCTGACAGAGGGCTGATTGTGGCTTGGAACAATCCAAGCAGTATTTTACATGCAGGAGTTCTGCCTTCTTTTCTGTATGGAAGAGGAATACACAATGGGTGGCTGGCTCACGAGGTTCTATCGTCTGAGATGAGGCTTTGCTTTGATGCAATCAGTCTGGTTCTTGGATTGTATCCTGGAAGTCTGAGCTCCATGCATGACATGACCTCGAGTAAGAATAACAGATTACCTTCTGGATCCTGGGAGTACAGTGTCAATCGTCATCTTGCTGCGATTTATGGCTCGTATTGCTGTCGATTACCATCAAGACACTTTCCTATGTTGCATAAAGTGGTAAAGCAGTCTGAAGATTATATGCTCAGCAAAGTTGACGAGCTCACATTATCAAATTTTTTCATCAGTAAAGAAGGAAATGGCCATGGAGGAGATAGACTATGGAAGAAACAAAACATTTCTTTATCTGGATATCTACACAGCTATTCTCCTGAGACCACAGCACCTGATCTTCCATATTCTTTGGGTATGCTTCTTGAGCTTGTCGCTGATAAGAATAGGTCCGTTGTCCTTGGTGTGGCTGGAAAAAGTTACAGGGACATGCTCATGAGTTGGGTTTGCCACTTGCGTCATCTTAGAGTTACCAATTTTATAGTATGTGCCTTAGACCATGAGACATATGAATTCTCAATTTTACAG GGTTTGCCTGTTTTCATAGATCCACTATCACCAAAGAATGTCAGCATTGATGACTGTCACTTTGGAACAAAGTGTTTTCAACAAGTGACAAAAGTGAAGTCACGAATTGTTCTGGAGATATTAAGACTGGGATACAATGTGCTATTGAGTGATGTTGATGTTTATTGGTTTGGCAATCCAATGCCATTCCTGTACTCTCTTGGTCCTGCTACATTTGGAGCACAATCTGATGAATACAATGAGACAG GACCAATAAATTTGCCACGCCGATTGAATTCAGGATTTTACTTTGCTCGCTCAGACAACGCCACCATCATTGCAATGGAGATGATAGTAAAACATGCAACCAATTCAGGCTTATCTGAGCAACCGAGTTTCTACGATGTCTTGTGTGGGGAAAACGGAACAAACTGCATCAGTGACGACAAATGCTTGGAGCCCAACACAAACCTGACTGTGGTGTTCTTGAACCGGGACTTGTTCCCCAATGGTGCTTACAAGGGTCTATGGGAAAAGCATGATGTACGTGCAACTTGCAAACAGCTTGGCTGTTTCATCATTCACAACAATTGGATAAATAAGAGGAAAAAGAAGCTCCACCGACAAATGTCATCTGGGCTGTGGGACTACGATCCTAGCTCTAGGCAATGCTTGCAGGAATGGACTGATAAAAGTATCTTCAGGATGATCGGGCAATTCCATTTGTTTGAGGACACTAACAGTTAA